A single window of Nicotiana sylvestris chromosome 5, ASM39365v2, whole genome shotgun sequence DNA harbors:
- the LOC138868994 gene encoding uncharacterized protein: protein MQNVPHKWPELIQKLEKYTPDLKVTKVIWELPNEGWIKVNIDGASRGDSRRSSIGKEITYGTNNEAEEVAILEAMRYCVDNRLANVMLQTDSMLMKNVLEGKWGAPWNINEYFEEIKTLIEECNVRVSHILREGNSLADYIANCALDSGDFEAQGFAQLDSNSRMIVNLDKSQCPYLRVKAAKN, encoded by the exons ATGCAAAATGTACCTCACAAATGGCCTGAATTGATTCAAAAATTAGAGAAGTATACTCCAGATTTGAAGGTGACAAAAGTGATCTGGGAACTACCTAATGAAGGGTGGATCAAGGTCAATATAGATGGGGCGAGCAGAGGAGATTCTAGAAGGAGTTCCATAG GAAAGGAAATAACATATGGTACAAATAATGAGGCAGAGGAAGTAGCAATTTTGGAAGCAATGAGGTACTGTGTAGACAATAGACTCGCAAATGTTATGCTACAAACAGACTCCATGCTCATGAAGAATGTTTTAGAAGGAAAATGGGGAGCTCCGTGGAATATTAATGAGTACTTTGAGGAGATTAAAACACTAATAGAGGAATGCAATGTTCGAGTTTCTCATATTCTAAGGGAGGGCAATAGTCTAGCAGATTATATAGCGAATTGTGCACTGGATAGTGGTGACTTTGAAGCtcaaggatttgcacaacttgaTTCAAATAGTAGGATGATTGTGAACTTGGATAAATCGCAATGTCCTTATTTGAGGGTGAAGGCTGCCAAGAACTAA